In a single window of the Hippoglossus hippoglossus isolate fHipHip1 chromosome 7, fHipHip1.pri, whole genome shotgun sequence genome:
- the zgc:113278 gene encoding translocating chain-associated membrane protein 1-like 1, producing MGFRKKNKSPPVLSHEFVIQNHADMVSCLAMIILLGLMFEVTAKFAIMFITVQYNVTQVLDEKSDPVNFYQYGPKDVATVFFYLLIAVILHALIQEYILDKMNRRLHLSKTKHSKFNESGQLAAFYLFSFIWGCSILTAEDFATNPTFLWEDYPHTHMVFQVKFFYICQIAYWLHALPELYFQKVRKEDIPRQLYYICLYVVHITGAYVLNLHRLGLVLLVPHYLVELLFHASRLFYFSDENKQKGFTLWALLFVIARLLTLTLSVLTFGFGLPRTENQGFSLAEGNFNVLTIRMTCLAAICLTQAWMMWKFINFQLKKWREHSQNQASKKKTTTTTTVSPKSKPHKREPTRGGAANGVVKSEDKTSPRARKAKAS from the exons ATGGGTTTCCGCAAGAAGAACAAGAGCCCGCCGGTGCTGAGCCACGAGTTCGTGATCCAGAACCACGCCGACATGGTGTCCTGCCTGGCCATGATCATCCTCCTCGGCCTGATGTTCGAG GTCACAGCAAAGTTTGCCATCATGTTCATCACAGTCCAGTACAACGTAACACAAGTTCTCG ATGAGAAGAGTGATCCAGTGAACTTCTACCAGTACGGTCCCAAAGATGTGGCCACCGTGTTCTTCTACCTGCTCATCGCGGTCATCCTTCACGCCTTGATACAGGAGTATATTCTCGAC AAAATGAACAGAAGGTTGCACCTGTCAAAGACCAAGCACAGCAAGTTCAACGAGTCCGGACAGCTCGCAGCGTTCTACCTGTTCTCCTTCATCTGGGGCTGCAGCATCCTGACGGCG GAGGACTTTGCAACGAATCCTACATTCTTATGGGAGGATtacccacacacccacatggT TTTTCAGGTCAAGTTCTTCTACATTTGCCAAATTGCCTATTGGCTCCATGCACTTCCCGAGCTGTACTTTCAAAAAGTCCGAAAG GAAGACATTCCCCGCCAGCTCTATTACATTTGCCTTTATGTTGTCCACATCACTGGTGCCTATGTCTTAAA CCTCCACCGACTGGGCCTGGTGCTGCTGGTCCCTCACTACCTGGTGGAGCTCCTGTTCCACGCTTCACGCCTCTTCTACTTCAGTGATGAGAACAAGCAGAAAGG TTTTACCCTGTGGGCTCTACTTTTTGTCATCGCCCGCCTCCTCACCCTCACACTCTCAGTCCTGACGTTTGGCTTCGGGCTGCCTCGTACAGAAAACCAGGGCTTTTCTCTGGCGGAAGGAAATTTCAATGTGCTCACTATAAG GATGACTTGTCTGGCAGCTATCTGCCTGACACAGGCCTGGATGATGTGGAAATTCATTAACTTCCAGTTGAAAAAGTGGAGGGAGCACAGCCAGAATCAGGCGTCgaagaagaagacgacgacgacgacgacggtCAGCCCGAAGAGCAAGCCTCACAAAAGGGAACCAACAAGGG GAGGCGCAGCTAATGGGGTTGTGAAGTCCGAGGATAAAACATCACCACGGGCAAGAAAAGCCAAAGCTTCATAG